In Verrucomicrobiota bacterium, the genomic window ACGAAAAGAACATAGAGGGGCTGGCCGTTTTCTGCGGCTTCCTTGACAGCAAAATCGAGAGTGCGCCCCTTACCTCTGACTGCAACGAGGATGGGGCCGTTGTAGACTTTCGGAACAGGTACCGGTGCAGTGGCCGTTCCAGGGGCAGTGGGAATTTCCGGCAACGATGCATTAGCAGGCTCGCTGGCTATTGTTGGCATGGAAGTCTTGCCGCCACTCTCCATGGCAAGAACGGCCGCCTGAAGGGCCGCCTCCTGGGCTGCCTTCGCTTTTCGTTCCGAGCTTTCCTTGGCAAGCCCACGAAGCACCAGACCAATGGCCAACACCGTGAAGGCAAAGATCCTGGCATTCGGCTTGTCGATGAAGAGGGAGATCTCAATCACTGCCATGATCACAAAGGTCACGAACATGAGGGCGCGCTCGTGATTTTTCAGCGCAAGCTTCCAATCCGTGCTGGTTGCTCCAAGGTTCACCGCAATGGCTCCCACCACGCCTACCGCATAGAGATCGGCAAGACCCGACATGTCGCTGACAGCGATGACCAGACCTGCAGGCACAAGAACGGCGAAGAAAAGGCCGGCATTCGGGACGCCGAAGGAGTTCAGCTTTGCAAAGATCGGCGGCATCTCCTGGTCGCGGGCCATCAAGAAGGAAATTCCGCTCAGCGCCACGATCGCCGTGTTCACGGCACTTAGCAGAAGGACACCGAAAACGATGCTGACAGTCCAGGCCGCGATGTGTCCGAGGACAGGCCCAAAGAGGTTGCCTGCAAAAATCTGTGCCATGTAGCGGAGCATGTAGTCGCGAACCCCCTCGGCACCGGGGGCATTGACATCACCATTGACGACAACCATTCCCGGAAGCGCCGCCATGGCGAGACCCAAAAGGGCCGTGAAGAGACAGACCTCCAGCATTACGACGATAATGGCTTTGTTGGCGGTCTTGGAAACATTCGGCTTTTCAAGCGTGCTACCCGGATTGAGCTTCATCACACCCGTCGAGTTGGCGATCGCCTCGACACCTGAAAGCGCCAAAACAATAGCTACGAAGGCATTCCAATTATGAGGAAAACCGCCGTGAAGAGGTTGCGTGTGAATCACTGCGTCTCCCAGATGGGGAATAGCTAGGAGACCGAGCAGACCAACCACGATGACCGTGGGAATAGCAACAAGGATAGCGGCACCACCGGTATGCTTGGGGCCAAAGTAATTCAATGCTCCGATAATCGCGATGGAGCCGGCGGCAAACATCTCGGGGTGAGGCACTCCAAGATATAGGAAAGCGGAGAGGGCGCTGACAGCTGCCGTTACGATATAGTCGGCAATCAGCAGAAATGCGCCCACGATCGAGATGATCTCGGAGCGATGCCGGACGCTGGCGTAGACACCGCCGCCGTTCGGATAATGCCGGCAGATGACCATGTAATTGACGCCCACAAGCGCCGTGAGCAGACACATGGCTCCTATGAGCCATGGTGAGCTGTAACCCGCTACCGCAAAGGCCAGACCGATGACATAGGCCTTGCTGGTGCCCCAGTCGCCGTAGAGGATCGCGGCTGCCCTCTTCCAATCGACATTGCGGGGCCGCGTCGTTGTGTTGGATTCGAGCATGGGATGAAAAGATGGCGAAATTAATGGGCGCACCCGCAGGAACCATGAGCCTGCTGCTCAACAACCTGAGAGCTGCCGCAGCACCCTGTCTCCACATTTCCTCCGCAGCAACCCCCGCTGTCTGCAGCCACCTCGCCGATCACGACAACCTCAAGGCTGATCTGCTGGAGTGCCAGTTGGTCGCGGGCCCGTCCAAGGAAGCCCATTGCTTTCTCGGAAGGTTCCTCGGAAGTACGGAGTTCGATCCGCACGGGTTTTCCCTGAAGATGGGGAAAATTTTCCTTCATCTCGCCGTCCAGGATGAAGGAGACATAGGCATTCAGCTTTTCCTGGAGTTGGAAGAGTTGTCGCTCTCCATGCTCCCAGGAACGGGTCTCGAACATCGCAAGCACCAGGACATCCTCGCGGGTGTCGTGGGCAAAGGCGTCCAGCATACCGGCCCGCTCGATCCCCGAACCGGGCGGAGGGGAATTCGTGCCGGTTAGATCTTCGCGGAGGGAAACCATACGTAGAGCATGAAGTAAACGAGCACACCCGTAACCGAAACATAGAGCCAGATAGGGAGGGTCCAGCGTGCAATCCTCTTATGGGCATCAAAGCGCTGACGAAGAGCCGGGATGATGGTGAGGATGATCATCGGGACCACGACGATGGCAAGGGGGGTGTGGGTGCCAAGAATCAAGAGATAGAGGGCCTTGGGCCACCCCGGATAGGTGAAGTAGGTGACATGGCCCGCCTTCAGGAAGTGGTAGACCAGATAACAGGCCAGAAAGGCGGCTGAGGTCAGAATCGCACCAAGCATGCAGAGCGCGTGGAAGCACTTGCGCTCCGTCTTGATCATGATCCATCCGGTGGTGATCAGCAGGGTGCTGATCCCGTTGAGGGTGGCGTTAACTGCCGGGAGATCGGTAACCTTCATGCCTGCCTCAATATCTCCTCAGCTGTTCGGTGAGGAGGAGAGGGGCCGCTCCTGATTCAACTCTCGGCAGGTCTTGACCATGATCCAGATCATGAAGCTCACCACGGAAAAGAAAACGCCCAGCAGGAGCAGGGTGCTGGAGGAAAAGGCCATCTTGGACGTCATGGTCAGCGGTTCAATGAGGCCGCCGGAGCTCTTCAGGGCACAGTCTGGACAGGCAACAGCACTTTGAACGGCCAGGAAAAGGGCCGACAGAGCAAGGGAAGGCTTCAAGAACT contains:
- a CDS encoding APC family permease → MLESNTTTRPRNVDWKRAAAILYGDWGTSKAYVIGLAFAVAGYSSPWLIGAMCLLTALVGVNYMVICRHYPNGGGVYASVRHRSEIISIVGAFLLIADYIVTAAVSALSAFLYLGVPHPEMFAAGSIAIIGALNYFGPKHTGGAAILVAIPTVIVVGLLGLLAIPHLGDAVIHTQPLHGGFPHNWNAFVAIVLALSGVEAIANSTGVMKLNPGSTLEKPNVSKTANKAIIVVMLEVCLFTALLGLAMAALPGMVVVNGDVNAPGAEGVRDYMLRYMAQIFAGNLFGPVLGHIAAWTVSIVFGVLLLSAVNTAIVALSGISFLMARDQEMPPIFAKLNSFGVPNAGLFFAVLVPAGLVIAVSDMSGLADLYAVGVVGAIAVNLGATSTDWKLALKNHERALMFVTFVIMAVIEISLFIDKPNARIFAFTVLAIGLVLRGLAKESSERKAKAAQEAALQAAVLAMESGGKTSMPTIASEPANASLPEIPTAPGTATAPVPVPKVYNGPILVAVRGKGRTLDFAVKEAAENGQPLYVLFVREQPVIAPGDRRRKWTEDKQARETFESLRDKGLGETIIPCYAVSDAPAHTIADLASTIGAERVLLGAPQRNTLLHVLRGNIIREVASLLPDDIYLLVCV
- a CDS encoding DUF420 domain-containing protein gives rise to the protein MKVTDLPAVNATLNGISTLLITTGWIMIKTERKCFHALCMLGAILTSAAFLACYLVYHFLKAGHVTYFTYPGWPKALYLLILGTHTPLAIVVVPMIILTIIPALRQRFDAHKRIARWTLPIWLYVSVTGVLVYFMLYVWFPSAKI